A single Methanolobus sp. ZRKC5 DNA region contains:
- a CDS encoding formylglycine-generating enzyme family protein, whose translation MQIGTKRLITILAVLLLVISITGCTSDDNGSDDKGSSSSANTGDLGDEFTNSIGMELQLIEAGSFDMGTSKYAYSQPIHEVRLNDPFYIGTYEVTQEQWEEVMGSNPSSFKGEVQPVESVSWNDVQEFIDNLNEMEDSTKYRLPTEAEWEYAARAGSTTLYSFGEIDEDDGPFLGDYAWYQENSYERTHNVGEKIPNPWGLYDVHGNVWEYVQDSWVDGYSGAGEDGSAVEKGASSMRIARGGSFSSKENALYTAYRKKQDPRDGDSSIGFRITMDA comes from the coding sequence ATGCAGATAGGTACGAAACGATTAATAACAATTCTAGCAGTGCTCCTGCTTGTAATATCTATCACAGGATGTACTTCTGATGATAATGGTAGCGATGATAAAGGCAGCAGTTCATCTGCAAACACAGGTGACCTTGGTGATGAGTTCACCAATTCAATAGGTATGGAACTCCAGCTTATAGAAGCCGGAAGCTTTGATATGGGTACATCGAAATATGCTTATTCCCAGCCGATTCATGAAGTAAGACTGAATGATCCGTTCTACATTGGTACATATGAAGTAACACAAGAGCAGTGGGAAGAAGTGATGGGTAGCAACCCTTCAAGTTTTAAAGGTGAAGTCCAGCCTGTTGAAAGTGTTTCATGGAATGATGTTCAGGAATTCATTGACAATCTCAACGAGATGGAAGATAGCACAAAATACAGGCTTCCAACAGAAGCTGAATGGGAATATGCTGCAAGGGCAGGGTCAACAACACTTTACTCCTTTGGAGAAATAGATGAAGATGATGGTCCTTTCCTGGGGGACTATGCATGGTACCAGGAGAACTCTTATGAAAGAACTCATAACGTAGGCGAAAAAATCCCAAATCCATGGGGACTTTATGATGTGCACGGCAATGTTTGGGAATATGTGCAGGATAGCTGGGTTGATGGTTATTCAGGTGCAGGCGAAGATGGCAGTGCAGTTGAAAAAGGAGCAAGTTCCATGAGGATTGCCAGAGGCGGTAGTTTCTCAAGTAAGGAAAATGCACTCTACACGGCATACAGAAAGAAACAGGATCCTCGTGATGGGGACTCGTCAATAGGCTTCCGTATTACTATGGATGCCTGA
- a CDS encoding ABC transporter substrate-binding protein, which translates to MKKITGILIMILLIATMGIGCVESTGEATSESEDITIGALLPITGNLASIGEASQAALEVSTEDINGYFSGLGSGKNVEVIARDTESNPATALEQLKELDEMGIKMVIGPQASNEAEAVLNYANENGIILLSTASTAPSLAIPDDNLFRFVPDDTNQGMILATFMNDEGTSAIIPMYRNDVWGNGLVDEIEKSFENLNGTVLEEIAYEPENTDLSAEVEALNERVVAATAENDDGSVAVLLCSFEEVTEIFNLAREYPALSDIDWYGTDGMALNKELISDKDAAAFAAEIDLKASIYGYVVANDRYQQVGPRIEEKLGRIPESYALTAYDALWIATFADLDAIPDNDQSMKMAMKTLTDTYWGISGWTILNENGDRKYWNYDIWTVTDKDESYQWEIYGKILLPVENNMMIVRGENLTFV; encoded by the coding sequence ATGAAAAAAATAACAGGCATTTTAATTATGATTTTACTCATAGCAACCATGGGTATCGGTTGCGTTGAATCGACTGGGGAGGCTACCAGTGAGTCAGAGGACATAACCATAGGAGCACTTTTACCAATTACAGGAAATCTTGCCTCTATCGGAGAAGCAAGCCAGGCAGCACTTGAAGTATCAACCGAAGACATTAACGGCTATTTCTCAGGACTTGGCTCCGGAAAGAATGTAGAAGTTATTGCAAGGGATACAGAAAGCAATCCTGCAACGGCTCTGGAACAACTCAAGGAACTTGATGAAATGGGAATAAAAATGGTTATCGGCCCGCAGGCAAGTAATGAGGCAGAAGCTGTTTTGAATTATGCAAACGAGAATGGTATTATCCTTCTGAGTACTGCATCAACTGCCCCGTCTTTAGCAATCCCTGACGATAATCTGTTCAGGTTTGTACCTGACGATACCAATCAGGGAATGATACTGGCCACATTCATGAATGATGAAGGGACCAGTGCTATAATTCCGATGTACAGAAATGACGTATGGGGCAACGGACTGGTTGATGAGATTGAAAAGAGTTTTGAGAATCTCAACGGCACAGTGCTTGAAGAAATTGCATATGAACCAGAAAACACAGACCTTTCAGCAGAAGTAGAGGCACTCAATGAAAGAGTAGTAGCTGCCACTGCTGAAAATGATGATGGTTCCGTAGCTGTGCTTCTTTGTTCCTTCGAAGAAGTAACAGAGATATTTAACCTGGCCCGTGAATATCCTGCCCTGTCAGATATCGACTGGTATGGCACTGACGGAATGGCACTGAACAAGGAACTCATAAGCGATAAGGATGCAGCTGCCTTTGCAGCAGAAATAGACCTCAAAGCATCAATATACGGATATGTGGTAGCAAATGACAGATACCAGCAAGTCGGACCCAGAATCGAAGAAAAGCTGGGAAGGATTCCCGAGTCCTATGCACTAACCGCATATGACGCTCTCTGGATAGCTACCTTTGCTGACCTGGATGCCATTCCGGACAACGATCAGAGTATGAAAATGGCAATGAAGACCCTCACAGACACATACTGGGGAATCAGTGGATGGACAATACTTAATGAGAACGGAGACAGGAAATACTGGAACTATGACATCTGGACAGTTACTGATAAAGATGAAAGCTACCAGTGGGAGATTTACGGCAAAATCCTTCTGCCGGTAGAGAATAACATGATGATAGTGCGTGGCGAGAACCTGACGTTTGTCTGA
- a CDS encoding endo alpha-1,4 polygalactosaminidase: MASIILISIVILTSGCLDNGTDTPESIEDEDLSEITEPDAPRNNEKSASKMDYRQQMRNFVIGISTYSKQKNPDFIIIPQNGQELLTSGGNPDEPVAQDYVAAIDGVGREDFFFGYDDDNVATEEEDTEYMASLLDIAMDNGVEVLVTDYCWTKSYVDASYRENSERQFISFAAERRELDSIPEYPAEPFNVNAGDIISLDDAKNFLYIINPEELGSKEEFLEALQETDYDIILIDLFYYDIPLSADDVSSLKTKANGASRIVIAYMSIGESESYRYYWDDLWRIGSPEWLETENPDWEGNYKVQYWDEEWQAFIYGDDDAYLDMILDAGFDGVYLDIIDAFEYFE; the protein is encoded by the coding sequence TTGGCAAGTATTATTTTAATATCAATCGTAATCCTGACATCCGGCTGTCTGGATAACGGAACTGATACCCCGGAGAGTATTGAGGATGAAGACCTTTCAGAAATCACCGAACCTGATGCTCCACGTAACAATGAAAAGTCTGCTTCGAAGATGGACTACCGCCAGCAAATGCGTAATTTTGTTATTGGCATCAGCACATACTCAAAACAGAAGAACCCGGATTTCATAATAATTCCGCAGAACGGTCAGGAGCTTCTAACCTCAGGCGGCAATCCTGACGAACCGGTTGCACAGGACTATGTTGCCGCCATAGATGGAGTTGGCAGAGAAGACTTCTTTTTTGGTTATGATGACGACAACGTGGCAACAGAAGAGGAAGACACTGAATACATGGCATCATTGCTTGACATTGCCATGGACAATGGCGTAGAGGTGCTGGTAACTGATTACTGTTGGACTAAATCATATGTCGATGCTTCCTATCGTGAGAATAGTGAAAGACAGTTCATTTCCTTTGCTGCTGAGCGCAGGGAACTTGACTCTATTCCTGAATATCCGGCAGAGCCGTTCAATGTTAATGCAGGTGATATTATATCGCTTGATGATGCGAAGAATTTTCTATACATCATCAATCCTGAGGAATTAGGCAGCAAGGAAGAGTTTCTGGAAGCATTGCAGGAAACAGACTACGATATAATTCTCATCGATCTATTCTATTATGATATTCCTCTGAGTGCAGACGATGTTTCTTCTCTGAAAACCAAAGCCAACGGTGCTTCACGTATTGTAATTGCCTACATGAGCATCGGTGAGTCTGAAAGCTATCGCTACTACTGGGATGATTTGTGGCGTATAGGGTCGCCTGAGTGGCTTGAAACAGAGAACCCTGACTGGGAAGGTAACTACAAGGTGCAATACTGGGATGAAGAATGGCAGGCCTTTATCTATGGGGATGATGATGCGTATCTTGATATGATACTGGATGCGGGATTCGATGGCGTCTATCTTGACATTATAGATGCTTTCGAGTATTTTGAGTAG
- a CDS encoding GNAT family N-acetyltransferase, whose amino-acid sequence MTSQLHPRPATLADKHKLFVLYREVASRSGGIIREPHEVTEEYIGKFLTNSLADGIILVIDDVDSDRIIGEVHSYKPSFCVFSHVFEHLTLVVHPSFQRKGIGRMLFTTLLAKVRSDHPEVLRVEVIAKESNHAARSLYKSLGFVEEGRMEKKIRRADGVFEADIPMAWFNPDYEMAKG is encoded by the coding sequence TTGACTTCTCAATTACATCCCCGCCCCGCAACTCTAGCAGACAAACACAAACTTTTCGTCCTCTACCGTGAGGTTGCCTCACGTTCAGGCGGAATTATCCGTGAACCCCACGAGGTTACAGAGGAATACATAGGCAAGTTCCTCACAAACAGCTTAGCAGATGGCATCATCCTCGTAATCGATGATGTTGACAGTGACCGGATAATCGGTGAGGTCCACAGCTACAAGCCCTCTTTCTGTGTGTTCTCGCATGTTTTTGAGCACCTTACTCTTGTTGTGCATCCGTCTTTCCAGCGGAAAGGAATTGGCAGGATGCTCTTTACCACTCTGCTCGCGAAGGTAAGGTCAGATCATCCTGAGGTTCTCAGGGTCGAGGTTATAGCAAAGGAGAGCAACCATGCCGCACGAAGCCTTTACAAATCACTTGGTTTTGTCGAGGAAGGCAGGATGGAAAAAAAGATTAGAAGGGCAGACGGAGTATTTGAGGCTGATATTCCCATGGCGTGGTTTAATCCTGATTATGAAATGGCAAAAGGCTAA
- a CDS encoding IS5 family transposase: protein MDSFTDFTLNEEYKRLQSVGDKLAEIEYLVDWKPFRPILESMYINRTASGGRPEADVIVMFKMLVLQQWHGLSDAELEKQCIDRISFRKFLGFPEYVPDSTTVWSFRKRIIDNGKEKAVWDEMQNQLDALGLKIKKGMIQDATFIHSDPGHAKADVLRGKDAKTRRSKDGTWTKKNGKSHFGYKLHTIIDKDYELIRRFETTTASLHDSQVDLSEKGEVVYRDKGYFGAIAKGFAATMQRAVRGHPLGIMDILRNERISVKRVPCERVYAVTKEIFKTRKVLVTTVERVNAKMLMTAFCFNLHQLRTLKTKGVI from the coding sequence ATGGATTCTTTTACTGATTTTACCTTAAATGAAGAATATAAGCGTCTCCAATCTGTCGGAGATAAGCTTGCTGAAATTGAATATTTAGTAGATTGGAAGCCTTTTCGCCCTATTCTGGAGTCAATGTACATAAACAGAACAGCTTCAGGCGGACGGCCTGAAGCTGATGTTATTGTAATGTTCAAGATGCTTGTTCTGCAACAATGGCATGGTCTTTCTGATGCTGAGCTTGAAAAGCAGTGTATTGACAGGATATCCTTTAGGAAATTCCTGGGATTTCCTGAATATGTACCAGACAGTACAACTGTCTGGTCATTCAGGAAGAGAATTATCGACAATGGTAAAGAAAAAGCGGTGTGGGATGAAATGCAGAATCAGCTTGATGCTCTTGGTTTGAAGATTAAAAAAGGAATGATCCAGGATGCAACTTTTATTCACTCAGATCCAGGACATGCAAAAGCAGATGTACTCAGAGGAAAAGATGCGAAAACAAGAAGAAGCAAAGATGGAACCTGGACTAAGAAAAATGGTAAATCTCACTTTGGATACAAACTTCATACAATTATTGATAAGGATTATGAACTAATCAGAAGATTTGAGACAACAACTGCATCACTTCACGATTCACAGGTTGATCTGTCTGAAAAGGGTGAAGTGGTGTATAGAGATAAAGGATATTTTGGAGCAATAGCAAAAGGTTTTGCAGCAACAATGCAACGAGCTGTAAGAGGACATCCTTTAGGAATAATGGATATCCTCAGAAATGAAAGAATAAGTGTGAAAAGAGTCCCTTGCGAAAGAGTGTATGCAGTGACAAAAGAAATATTTAAAACCAGAAAGGTTCTTGTTACAACTGTAGAAAGAGTGAATGCAAAAATGTTGATGACAGCTTTTTGTTTTAATCTGCATCAATTGAGGACACTAAAAACCAAAGGAGTAATTTAG
- the coaBC gene encoding bifunctional phosphopantothenoylcysteine decarboxylase/phosphopantothenate--cysteine ligase CoaBC: MPQIPNEHPTLWIKSTKSESLKGKTIVLAVTGSIAAVRTVELAREFIRRGADVHAVMSEAAGWIINPMALHYATGNEVITAISGKVEHVEFFGNLGRADLLLVAPATANTIGKIASGIDDTPVTTFATTAIGAGKPVMIVPAMHEDMYNHPAVVENIKKIIGWGISFIGPKVEEGIAKIAGNDEIVLEVERAIGKRILCGKKILITSGSTAEPIDPIRILTNRASGKTGVELALEAYRRGADVTIVHRNKLGICGINEIHAETAAQMTDTVLNELKVGYDVLISSAAIADYTTDASGQKIKSTEGLELSFKHTRKLIKEAKQAYPQVKVIGFKAEAGVDTEELLSRAKQTLEHSRLDMIVANEVSKGGIGTDNNNVTIIYSDKRENLNVEGSKNLIANVLMNEIAGLLAPEDEE; the protein is encoded by the coding sequence ATGCCCCAGATTCCAAACGAACACCCAACGCTCTGGATAAAGTCCACAAAATCAGAATCATTAAAAGGCAAAACCATCGTGCTTGCAGTCACAGGCAGCATCGCTGCTGTACGGACTGTGGAACTTGCCCGGGAATTCATACGCAGAGGTGCTGACGTCCATGCAGTTATGAGCGAAGCTGCCGGGTGGATAATCAATCCTATGGCCCTGCATTACGCTACCGGGAATGAGGTCATCACCGCAATCAGCGGAAAAGTGGAGCATGTAGAGTTCTTTGGAAACTTGGGCAGGGCAGACCTGTTGCTTGTGGCACCCGCAACGGCCAATACTATCGGGAAAATAGCATCAGGGATAGACGATACACCTGTAACAACATTCGCAACCACAGCCATCGGGGCAGGTAAACCTGTAATGATAGTGCCTGCGATGCATGAGGATATGTACAATCATCCGGCTGTTGTGGAGAATATCAAGAAGATAATCGGTTGGGGAATCAGCTTCATCGGACCCAAGGTTGAGGAAGGCATTGCCAAAATTGCCGGGAACGATGAGATTGTGCTTGAGGTTGAACGTGCCATCGGAAAAAGGATACTCTGCGGAAAGAAGATACTCATCACAAGCGGATCTACAGCAGAACCAATCGACCCCATACGCATCCTTACCAACAGAGCATCCGGAAAAACCGGGGTTGAGCTGGCGCTGGAAGCTTACCGCAGGGGTGCTGATGTTACCATCGTCCACAGGAACAAACTTGGAATCTGTGGTATCAACGAGATACATGCTGAAACTGCAGCGCAGATGACAGATACTGTACTTAATGAACTTAAGGTGGGTTACGATGTGCTCATAAGTTCTGCGGCCATTGCAGATTATACTACAGATGCCAGCGGGCAGAAGATCAAATCCACGGAAGGACTCGAGCTTTCATTCAAACATACGCGCAAGCTCATAAAAGAAGCAAAACAGGCATACCCGCAAGTAAAGGTAATCGGGTTCAAGGCAGAAGCTGGCGTGGATACGGAAGAACTGCTCAGCAGAGCAAAGCAAACACTTGAACATTCCAGGCTGGACATGATAGTTGCCAACGAGGTCAGCAAAGGAGGCATCGGGACAGACAACAACAATGTTACTATAATATACTCTGACAAAAGAGAGAATCTCAACGTAGAAGGCTCCAAAAATCTTATTGCAAATGTCCTTATGAACGAAATAGCAGGACTCCTAGCACCAGAGGACGAAGAATAG
- a CDS encoding pantoate kinase: protein MPGKYILTARAFAPAHITGFFQIHDHDEPMKKGSTGCGVVLDKGVYTTVTIGEDITDTVVSLNGNKVAGNTSKAVVEAMTELPVKVESVSDIPIGCGFGASGAGALGTAYALNHALSLELTAIQLNDIAHVAEVSNGSGLGDVTGQAFGGIPVRKTPGAPSIATVDLIPSSEAEVYCVVLGELSTKSVLNNPEMVRDINTAGKEALRKLMQKPSVENFMLCSNEFTIQSRLVSEKVMDAIEAARSIGVTASQAMLGNAVFSIPQPSLCKELEETFSDFGTVLRFKVRTGSIKIT, encoded by the coding sequence ATGCCAGGCAAATATATCTTGACTGCCAGAGCTTTTGCACCGGCTCATATTACCGGCTTTTTTCAGATACATGACCATGATGAGCCTATGAAAAAAGGATCCACAGGATGCGGAGTGGTGCTTGACAAAGGAGTTTACACTACAGTTACAATTGGTGAAGATATCACGGATACGGTGGTTAGCCTCAACGGAAATAAAGTCGCAGGGAACACCAGTAAAGCTGTTGTTGAAGCGATGACAGAGCTTCCGGTAAAGGTTGAAAGTGTATCAGACATACCCATTGGATGCGGGTTTGGAGCATCCGGTGCCGGAGCCCTTGGAACTGCCTATGCACTGAACCATGCCCTTTCGCTTGAACTTACCGCAATCCAGCTCAATGACATTGCACATGTGGCGGAGGTTAGTAATGGTAGTGGACTTGGGGACGTTACGGGACAGGCATTTGGAGGTATCCCTGTCAGAAAAACACCCGGTGCGCCTTCCATAGCCACTGTTGACCTGATACCATCAAGTGAAGCGGAGGTATATTGTGTAGTCCTGGGAGAACTGTCCACGAAGTCAGTACTGAATAACCCGGAGATGGTAAGAGATATTAATACCGCCGGGAAGGAAGCCTTGAGAAAACTTATGCAAAAACCGTCAGTGGAAAATTTCATGCTTTGCTCTAATGAGTTCACAATACAGAGCAGACTTGTCAGTGAAAAGGTAATGGATGCCATCGAAGCTGCCCGGTCTATCGGAGTTACAGCATCTCAGGCAATGCTTGGAAATGCTGTATTTTCAATACCTCAGCCATCACTTTGTAAAGAGCTTGAAGAGACTTTTTCGGACTTTGGGACCGTACTCAGATTCAAGGTCAGAACTGGTAGTATCAAAATCACCTGA
- a CDS encoding prohibitin family protein gives MVVEGEWEPEPKRTPEFPIKDIPPIVGKIFSSIAIVFIILIIFSVLFGSIFVSVGAGEVGVKFNQFGGVEEDELGEGLHIVPPWISVTKYSVRSETYTMSGTTGEGQVVGDDQIKALTLEGLTLGLDITVRYRLMSDEVDTVHQNLGMNYAEKIVRPTIKSSIREVVSTKTALQVYGEERQLVAGEMLTNIGTALGNDGIIVEEVLVRNVVLPTRVAEAIEAKLQADQDAQRMIFVKEKEQLEAERKIIEANGIANATIAKAYGEAEALGIINEELAKNPNLINYKYIEMLQGQEIQTMLVPTDQGIILDASK, from the coding sequence ATGGTTGTTGAAGGAGAATGGGAACCAGAACCAAAAAGGACACCTGAGTTTCCAATAAAAGATATACCACCTATAGTGGGCAAGATATTCAGTTCGATCGCAATAGTATTCATAATACTGATTATATTTTCAGTATTGTTCGGTTCCATTTTTGTTTCAGTAGGTGCCGGAGAAGTGGGTGTGAAATTCAATCAGTTTGGTGGAGTGGAAGAAGACGAACTTGGCGAAGGGTTGCATATAGTACCGCCATGGATAAGCGTTACCAAATACTCAGTCAGAAGTGAAACATACACCATGAGTGGAACGACAGGTGAAGGTCAGGTAGTAGGAGATGACCAGATCAAAGCCCTTACTTTGGAAGGACTTACTTTGGGGCTGGACATCACGGTTAGGTACAGATTAATGTCTGATGAGGTCGATACCGTACACCAGAATTTGGGAATGAACTATGCGGAAAAAATAGTACGTCCCACAATAAAGTCATCCATACGTGAAGTCGTCTCCACCAAAACTGCTTTGCAGGTATATGGTGAGGAAAGACAACTGGTAGCTGGAGAAATGCTGACCAATATCGGCACCGCTTTGGGAAACGATGGCATCATTGTAGAAGAGGTACTTGTAAGGAACGTTGTGTTACCAACAAGAGTTGCTGAAGCCATCGAAGCAAAACTTCAGGCTGATCAGGATGCCCAGAGGATGATATTCGTAAAGGAAAAAGAGCAGCTGGAAGCAGAAAGGAAGATAATCGAAGCCAACGGTATTGCAAACGCAACCATCGCAAAGGCATACGGTGAAGCTGAAGCACTTGGAATTATCAATGAAGAACTGGCAAAGAATCCTAACCTCATAAACTACAAGTACATAGAAATGTTGCAGGGACAGGAAATACAGACAATGCTCGTTCCCACAGACCAGGGAATAATACTGGATGCCAGCAAATAA
- a CDS encoding 4-phosphopantoate--beta-alanine ligase, which produces MTEIPKDHPRYDSLITREKIVEGVNMGITSKQGLVAQGRGEAFDYIIGEKTIESAAVAERAAVAHILLAENPIISVNGNTAALVPDLMASLADATGARLEVNLFHRSDARMHKITEHLKAHGAGVVLGGKGDKRLDLSHDRAIVDEDGIFSADVVLVPLEDGDRCQKLVEMGKTVITIDLNPLSRTSLTSTVTIVDNVTRALNNMVQFTEDMKSGSKNSLQAVIDTYDNDRVISDALYSMQEHLKNKAEEKGITWI; this is translated from the coding sequence ATGACAGAAATTCCTAAGGACCACCCCCGATATGACTCTCTTATCACAAGGGAAAAGATAGTTGAAGGAGTAAACATGGGCATTACCAGCAAGCAAGGGCTGGTAGCCCAGGGGCGTGGTGAAGCCTTTGACTATATAATAGGAGAAAAGACAATCGAATCCGCAGCTGTTGCTGAAAGAGCGGCGGTTGCACACATACTCCTTGCAGAGAACCCAATAATATCTGTGAACGGTAACACTGCAGCCCTTGTACCTGACCTGATGGCGTCACTTGCTGATGCCACAGGTGCAAGACTGGAAGTTAACCTCTTCCACAGGAGTGATGCCAGAATGCACAAGATCACTGAGCATCTCAAAGCACACGGTGCAGGTGTTGTTCTTGGCGGCAAAGGTGACAAGAGACTTGACCTTTCACACGACAGAGCCATTGTTGATGAGGATGGTATTTTCAGTGCAGATGTTGTACTGGTTCCACTTGAAGATGGAGACCGTTGCCAGAAGCTTGTGGAAATGGGAAAGACCGTTATTACGATAGACCTTAACCCCCTTTCCAGAACATCACTTACATCTACGGTCACAATTGTTGACAACGTCACCAGAGCACTCAACAATATGGTCCAGTTTACAGAGGACATGAAAAGCGGAAGTAAGAACTCACTTCAAGCTGTTATTGATACCTATGATAATGACAGGGTCATATCAGATGCCCTTTATTCCATGCAGGAGCACCTGAAAAACAAAGCTGAAGAAAAGGGAATTACATGGATATAA
- a CDS encoding HD domain-containing protein gives MDIIETTRNFVSEVLADEPSTHDMSHIERVENTCVKIHEKEGGNIQTLRLAALLHDVGIIREHKEGGNHAEYSAEIAREFLKDKGAEGELIDHVTSCILTHRFSRGMKAQTIEAKILQDADRIDALGAVGIFRSLVSMGALRALKQTIGTVKETSMNAYTEDPFDGFYDYMERKPFKIPERLNTKTAKIIAEQRLAIMRVYLEELKKETSGDI, from the coding sequence ATGGATATAATAGAGACAACACGCAATTTTGTTTCAGAGGTGCTTGCAGATGAGCCAAGTACCCATGACATGTCACATATTGAACGTGTTGAAAACACCTGTGTAAAAATACACGAAAAAGAAGGTGGAAATATTCAGACCCTTCGCCTTGCAGCCCTTCTTCATGATGTAGGAATCATAAGAGAGCACAAAGAAGGTGGAAATCACGCAGAATACAGTGCGGAAATTGCACGCGAGTTCCTGAAGGATAAAGGAGCAGAAGGAGAACTTATAGACCATGTGACATCATGCATACTCACCCACCGTTTCAGCCGTGGAATGAAGGCGCAGACCATCGAGGCTAAGATTCTCCAGGATGCTGACAGAATAGATGCACTGGGAGCCGTTGGCATCTTTCGCTCCCTGGTATCAATGGGAGCATTAAGAGCACTGAAACAGACCATAGGGACTGTGAAGGAAACTTCCATGAACGCTTATACGGAAGACCCCTTCGATGGTTTTTATGATTACATGGAAAGGAAACCTTTCAAAATACCAGAAAGACTGAATACAAAAACCGCAAAAATAATCGCAGAGCAGAGACTTGCAATTATGCGGGTGTACCTGGAAGAACTAAAGAAAGAAACATCAGGAGACATATAA
- a CDS encoding amidohydrolase family protein produces MADIIIKNAYIFTMDTSVGDIENGVVVIENGIIKEIGPSTQSSAEKIIDAKGSVLMPGLINTHCHAGMTIFRGYADDMQLQDWLENHIWPAEAQLTDEDIYSGTRLACLEMIRSGTTAFADMYIHENRVAQAVDEAGIRAALSYGMIDFGDKKKADKELKEGMEFVKAWNGKAEGRIDTMYGPHAPNTCSRDFLIRVKEQAVKDNVKIHIHVLETEAELNYMKENFGMCSIHFLKDIDFWGPDVIAAHGVWLSDGDIKILAEYGVNISHNPVSNMKLASGICPVSKLLKEGANVCLGTDGCASNNNLDMFEEMRTAALLQKVSTMDPTVLPARTVLEMATINGAKALGINSGMLKEGYNADMIIVDMNKAHLTPVYDIASHLVYAASGKDVKTTIVNGKILMEDGKVISMNEQEVIDIAIQKSEDLISKIGN; encoded by the coding sequence ATGGCTGACATTATAATAAAGAATGCTTATATTTTCACAATGGACACCTCCGTAGGAGATATAGAGAACGGAGTAGTGGTCATTGAAAATGGAATAATAAAAGAGATAGGACCCTCTACACAAAGCAGTGCCGAAAAGATTATCGATGCAAAAGGTTCAGTCCTCATGCCAGGACTCATTAATACGCATTGTCACGCAGGGATGACCATTTTCAGAGGATATGCTGATGACATGCAGCTACAGGACTGGCTTGAGAACCATATATGGCCTGCTGAAGCACAACTTACAGACGAGGACATCTATTCAGGCACAAGACTGGCATGCCTGGAAATGATTCGCTCAGGAACTACCGCTTTTGCAGACATGTACATCCATGAGAACAGGGTTGCTCAGGCTGTTGATGAAGCCGGTATCCGCGCTGCACTGTCCTACGGTATGATTGATTTTGGTGACAAGAAAAAGGCAGATAAGGAATTAAAAGAAGGCATGGAGTTCGTCAAAGCATGGAATGGAAAAGCCGAGGGCAGAATTGACACCATGTACGGACCTCACGCACCCAATACATGTTCCAGGGACTTCCTGATAAGAGTAAAAGAGCAGGCTGTCAAGGATAACGTAAAGATACATATCCATGTCCTTGAAACCGAAGCAGAGCTCAATTATATGAAAGAGAACTTTGGCATGTGCTCCATACACTTCCTCAAGGATATTGATTTCTGGGGACCGGATGTAATTGCCGCTCATGGAGTATGGCTTTCAGATGGTGATATTAAAATACTTGCAGAATATGGAGTCAATATATCCCACAACCCGGTCAGCAATATGAAACTGGCATCCGGAATTTGCCCGGTTTCCAAACTACTGAAGGAAGGAGCTAATGTATGCCTTGGAACTGACGGATGTGCATCCAATAACAATCTTGACATGTTCGAGGAAATGAGAACAGCAGCTCTTTTACAAAAGGTCAGTACAATGGATCCCACAGTACTTCCTGCACGCACCGTGCTGGAGATGGCAACCATCAACGGGGCAAAGGCACTTGGCATAAACAGTGGAATGCTGAAGGAAGGGTACAATGCCGACATGATCATAGTTGATATGAATAAGGCACACCTGACACCTGTCTATGACATTGCATCACACCTTGTGTACGCTGCCAGCGGAAAAGATGTGAAGACGACTATCGTGAATGGTAAGATCCTTATGGAAGACGGAAAGGTCATTTCAATGAATGAGCAGGAAGTAATAGATATTGCAATTCAGAAGTCAGAAGACCTTATATCAAAGATTGGTAATTAA